CGTCGCCTCTGATCAGCGCTTTGCGCTGATGCACGAATTGCGTGGCGCGCCGCAGCCATCTCTTACAGACCTGCTCAGCAAGCTTTCGCCGGTCGATCTCGTTCTCGTTGAAGGCTTCAAACGCGATACACACATGAAACTCGAAGTGTATCGCGCCGCCAATGGCAAGCCAGCGCTCCACCCCGAAGATCCCAACATCAGGGCGCTGGTGAGCGATCTTCCGCCCAGCGACGTGCCGCCGCATCTGGCGCACGCGCACATCGACGATATCGAGGGCGTCGCGTCACTTGTTTTGCAGTTGGCTGCACCTCGACCGTGACTACGCCGTTTCGAGATTGGCGCGAGCGCGGATTGCTGCGCTGAGCGCGGCGACGGCGCGCCCCGGCGAACGGCGCGCTTTCATGAGAACAAATTCGACCGGCCCTAAATCCGGCAGACCTTGTCGCGGCTCAAGCTCTGCGAGCCCTTCCGGAATGAGCCGGCGCGAATGCGCCATGAGGCCGAGCCCTGCCCGTGCCGCCGTCGTAAGGCCGTTAAGGCTGCTGCTGGTACAGGCGATCCGCCATGGGACGCCCGCATGTTCGAGCGCGGCGAGCGCCGCCGAGCGCGTGATCGCGGGCGGCCGATAGAGCACGAGCGGCACCGGCCCCTCCGGCCGCGGCCAATCCTTCTTCGCTGCGACCCAAACGAGCCGATCACGCCAAACGAGATCGCCGCGCTCGTCACCTGCCCAGCGTTTGCAAAGGACGATATCGAGTTCGCCGCCGTCGAGGCGATTCATCAGCACGGCGCTCAACGCAACCGTGAACTCGAATTCGACGAGAGGATGTTGTGCAACGAAGCCCTCAAGCACTTCCGGCAACCATGCGGGCACGAGATCTTCCGACGCGCCGAAACGCAAACGGCCGCGTTGTTCCGTGCCGGCGAAATAATCCGCCGCGCGTGCATTCGTCTCCAGGATGTTGCGCGCAAATTCGACAAGCGCTTCGCCTTCCGATGTCATCGCGACTGAATGTGTGTCGCGCACGAACAAACGATGTCCGATGCATTTTTCGAGCTTTTGCACGTGCTCGCTCACCGTCGATTGGCGTAGATTGAGGCGGCGGCTCGCTTCCGAAAAGCTGTTGCCTTCCGCAATGATCAAGAATGTTTGAAGCAAAACCGGATCGAGCATCTGCCTATCGGAGGTCGCGATAACACTGAGCGGTTTCTACGGCGTTCCGCACGGTGAAGGCAATCGTCATAGTGGTCGAGATAAATAAAAGTCCGCCGCGAACCTCGCCGTTTGCAACGATGACGTTTGCGCGGAAACAAGGAGGAAACGATGACATTCCTTTCACGCCGGAAACTGCTTTCAACTGGCGCCGTTGCCGGGGGCATGCTGGTCGCTACGAGCCAGACGTACGCGGGCACATACGACAATGTTGGCGACGCATCACAAACGCCGGGGCCGCACGATCCGCGCGAGGAAGCCCTAAACCCCGACGAATTGAATCCGCCGCCGACCGATCACGGCAATCTCGGCACACTCAAATATTCGTTCTCGGAAGCGCATAACCGCCACACCGATGCAGGCTGGGCGCGCGAAGTCACGGTGCGGAATTTTCCGATTTCGAAGGCGATGGCAGGCGTTGATATGCGCCTGCCGAAAGGTGCCGTGCGCGAACTTCATTGGCATAAGCCAGCCGAATGGGCGTTCATGACTTATGGCAGCGCGCGAATCACTGGCGTCGATGCGCAGGCGCGCAAATTCGTGAACGATGTGAAGGCAGGCGATCTCTGGTTTTTCCCGGGTGGCATTCCGCATTCGATTCAGGGGCTCGGCCCGGACGGCTGCGAATTCGTGCTCGTCTTCAACGATGGCAATTTCTCCGAAGACAGCACATTCCTGCTCAGCGACTGGATGCGTCATACGCCGCCGGAAGTTCTCACCAAAAATCTCAATGTGCCAGCGAGCGCCTTTGCCAATCTTCCGAAAAAGGATTTGTGGATTTTCAACGCGCCGCTGCCCGGCTCGCTCGGCGCCGATCTGGCCCAAAGCAGCCAGCCGTTTGTCCCCGATTCCTATTCGTTCCCGCTCATGGATCAGCCGCCGATAAGAACCAAAAGCGGCACAGTACGCATTGCCGACAAGAACAATTTCAAAGCCTCGGACGTCATGTCGGCAGCACTCGTCGAAATCGAGCCCGGCGGTCTGCGCGAGTTGCATTGGCATCCGACATCGGACGAATGGCAATATTACATCCAAGGCACGGCGCGCATGACCGTCTTCGCCGGTGAAGGCCGCGCCAACACGGTGGATTTCGCCGCAAGCGACGTCGGTTATGTGCCGCGCGCAATGGGCCATTACATCGAGAATACCGGCAAGGATACGTTGCGCTTTCTGGAGGTTTTCGCCGTCGGCCAATATGCCGATATTTCGCTGACCTCGTGGATCGCGAATTCGCCGAACGAACTCGTCGCTTCACATTTGAACATTGACGAGAACATTGTGCGCGGCTTGCCACGTACAAAAACGCCAGTCGTCCCCGCGTAGAACTCAACGCTGCCGTGGAAGCGAAAGCCGAAACGGCAGCGTTTTTTTTTGCGCTGCAAACTGACCGATGGCTGAAGATGTGAGGACAATTATTCCTTGCCCGGCACAAGCAATTGTGCAGTTTAATTATCCGTCAAAATGCACCGAAAATGGTGCCGAAGAGGACGCGGTCGGTACACCGGCCGCTTCTTATGGAATGAGGAACGCCCATGAGCACTTTGGTTTCTTCCGCACCCTCCGCGGGTGGCGGGCTTCTCGATCGTTCGCGCACCATTGCCGGGCCGCGGTTCAACCGCTGGCTCGTACCCCCGGCGGCACTCGCGATTCATCTCTGTATCGGTATGGCTTACGGTTTCTCGGTATTCTGGCTGCCGATGACGAAGCTGCTGCCGGCCGCCAACGCCGCCGCTTGCAAGGGCCAGGGCTTCTTTGCCCAGCTTGGGACGACAAGCTGCAATTGGACTGTTCCTAATGTAACGAATGTCTTTGAAATCTTCATCGCGATGCTCGGCATTTCGGCCGCGATCTGGGGTGGGTGGCTTGAACATGCCGGCCCGCGGAAGGCGGGCTTTTACGCTGCCATCTGCTGGGGCGGCGGCCTTGTGCTGTTGGGCCTCGCGGTAACGACACATCAGCTTTGGCTCATTTATCTTGTCGCAGTTTTCTGCGGAATCGGTCAGGGCCTCGGTTACATCACGCCGGTTTCGACGCTGATCAAGTGGTTCCCGGACCGGCGTGGCATGGCAACCGGCTTCGCCATCATGGGATATGGCGGCGGTGCGATGATCGGCGCACCGCTTGCGGTCTGGCTCATGGGCAAGTTCGGCGCCAATGGGATTCCCGGCGTTTCACAGGCGCTGATCGCGATGGGCATCATCTATTTCATCGCGATGAGCATCGGCGCTCTCAGCTTCCGCGTCACGCCGTCCGGTTGGCTCCCGGCGGGATGGACACCGCCTGCGGCGGGCACGACCAAAAGATTCATCAGTCATAACAGCGTGCATCTCAGCCAAGCTTGGAAGACACCGCAATTCTGGTTCATCTGGGGTGTGCTTTTCTGCAACGTGACGGCCGGCATCGCGGTGATCTCGGTCGCGAGCCCGATGTTCCAGGACATTTTTGGCGCCAAACTCGTTGGTGTCGAGTCTGCCGTGACGTTGACGGCCGCGCAAAAGGCGTCGATCGCGGCCGCCGCCGCAGGTCTCGTCGGCCTCATCAGCCTGTTCAACTCGCTTGGCCGCCTCTTTTGGGCGTCGCTTTCTGACAAGATAAGCCGCAAGACGACTTATTTCGTGCTCTTCATCTTGGGGATCGCGCTTT
This Methylovirgula sp. DNA region includes the following protein-coding sequences:
- the mobB gene encoding molybdopterin-guanine dinucleotide biosynthesis protein B, which encodes MRIVGFAGWSGAGKTTLIVKLIPALLARGLSVSTVKHAHHNFDVDKPGKDSYEHRAAGATEVLVASDQRFALMHELRGAPQPSLTDLLSKLSPVDLVLVEGFKRDTHMKLEVYRAANGKPALHPEDPNIRALVSDLPPSDVPPHLAHAHIDDIEGVASLVLQLAAPRP
- a CDS encoding LysR substrate-binding domain-containing protein, whose product is MLDPVLLQTFLIIAEGNSFSEASRRLNLRQSTVSEHVQKLEKCIGHRLFVRDTHSVAMTSEGEALVEFARNILETNARAADYFAGTEQRGRLRFGASEDLVPAWLPEVLEGFVAQHPLVEFEFTVALSAVLMNRLDGGELDIVLCKRWAGDERGDLVWRDRLVWVAAKKDWPRPEGPVPLVLYRPPAITRSAALAALEHAGVPWRIACTSSSLNGLTTAARAGLGLMAHSRRLIPEGLAELEPRQGLPDLGPVEFVLMKARRSPGRAVAALSAAIRARANLETA
- a CDS encoding cupin domain-containing protein, giving the protein MTFLSRRKLLSTGAVAGGMLVATSQTYAGTYDNVGDASQTPGPHDPREEALNPDELNPPPTDHGNLGTLKYSFSEAHNRHTDAGWAREVTVRNFPISKAMAGVDMRLPKGAVRELHWHKPAEWAFMTYGSARITGVDAQARKFVNDVKAGDLWFFPGGIPHSIQGLGPDGCEFVLVFNDGNFSEDSTFLLSDWMRHTPPEVLTKNLNVPASAFANLPKKDLWIFNAPLPGSLGADLAQSSQPFVPDSYSFPLMDQPPIRTKSGTVRIADKNNFKASDVMSAALVEIEPGGLRELHWHPTSDEWQYYIQGTARMTVFAGEGRANTVDFAASDVGYVPRAMGHYIENTGKDTLRFLEVFAVGQYADISLTSWIANSPNELVASHLNIDENIVRGLPRTKTPVVPA
- a CDS encoding OFA family MFS transporter, producing the protein MSTLVSSAPSAGGGLLDRSRTIAGPRFNRWLVPPAALAIHLCIGMAYGFSVFWLPMTKLLPAANAAACKGQGFFAQLGTTSCNWTVPNVTNVFEIFIAMLGISAAIWGGWLEHAGPRKAGFYAAICWGGGLVLLGLAVTTHQLWLIYLVAVFCGIGQGLGYITPVSTLIKWFPDRRGMATGFAIMGYGGGAMIGAPLAVWLMGKFGANGIPGVSQALIAMGIIYFIAMSIGALSFRVTPSGWLPAGWTPPAAGTTKRFISHNSVHLSQAWKTPQFWFIWGVLFCNVTAGIAVISVASPMFQDIFGAKLVGVESAVTLTAAQKASIAAAAAGLVGLISLFNSLGRLFWASLSDKISRKTTYFVLFILGIALYCLLPTWGHLGLAAAFVASVCIILTMYGGGFATLPAYLADIFGPQMVGAIHGRLITAWSVAGVTGPFIITSLRQFGIDHGVPHAQLYDMTLYVMAGLLFVGFICNALVRPVDSKHWMTDEESAREKAHLHEDKVAADAATAARGQFGVAGIIAWAAVGIPFLIGLYIALSKAAALI